The Chitinivorax tropicus genome segment CGCACTATGTGGCCGGGAGCGACTGTAATCGAGACGCCATGCCTCGATCTTCTGCTGCGCATCATGAAGGTTCCGGAATACATGCTGATTCAAGCACTCCTCGCGAAACCTCCCGTTA includes the following:
- a CDS encoding integrase core domain-containing protein, whose product is NGRFREECLNQHVFRNLHDAQQKIEAWRLDYSRSRPHSALGYLTPEEFRQKHHQQRTQVAN